The following are encoded together in the Brassica napus cultivar Da-Ae chromosome A9, Da-Ae, whole genome shotgun sequence genome:
- the LOC125577565 gene encoding NAC domain-containing protein 17-like: MADSWLKGGKLSAPGFRFHPTDEELVMYYLKRKICKRRLRVSAIGVVDVYKLDPEELPGQSVLKSGDRQWFFFTPRNRKYPNAARSGRCTATGYWKATGKDRVIVYDSRSVGLKKTLVFYRGRAPNGERTDWVMHEYTMDEQELGRCNNAKEYYALYKLFKKSGAGPKNGEDYGAPFQEEEWVDDVNEVGDSNIPVNEEPVTRRVDNATLFNPVNVQLDDVQEILNGIPYAPGVPQTCISGLASSIPQVNSQEEELPSTLVNNSSAEFLPYNMPSTFESTEVTSVPNDSGMGPFVFEQEDYIEMDDLLTSELGASSTEKPEQFLDPGEFREFNEFDQLFHDVSMFLDMEPILQGTSADPSSLSNFANTSDQEDQSLYQQFQDQTPENKLNNIMDPNPNLSQFTDNLWFQDDYQAVLFDQPQSIISGAFALPSSGVDVMPGSTNLTTSVTAQDQEGENGGGGTSPFSSALWAFMDSIPSTPASACEGPINRTFVRMSSFSRVRFGGKANGTPATTTVGLKKRSRNRGFLVLSIVGALCAIFWVFIATVRASGRPVFS, translated from the exons ATGGCGGATTCGTGGTTAAAAGGAGGCAAATTAAGTGCGCCAGGGTTTCGATTTCATCCGACGGATGAGGAGCTGGTGATGTATTATCTGAAGAGGAAGATTTGCAAGAGAAGGCTTAGAGTCAGTGCCATCGGCGTCGTCGATGTTTACAAACTGGATCCTGAAGAGTTGCCTG GTCAATCGGTGTTGAAGTCTGGAGATCGGCAGTGGTTCTTTTTCACTCCAAGGAACAGGAAGTATCCAAACGCAGCAAGGTCTGGTAGATGCACAGCAACTGGGTATTGGAAGGCCACAGGGAAAGATCGAGTCATCGTGTACGACTCGAGATCAGTAGGACTCAAAAAGACACTTGTTTTCTATAGAGGTCGTGCTCCTAATGGTGAGCGTACTGACTGGGTCATGCATGAGTACACCATGGATGAACAAGAGCTCGGCAGATGTAACAACGCCAAG gagtATTATGCTCTTTATAAGCTGTTCAAGAAAAGTGGTGCTGGTCCCAAAAACGGTGAGGATTATGGTGCTCCCTTCCAGGAAGAAGAATGGGTTGATGATGTTAATGAAGTTGGAGATAGTAATATTCCTGTTAATGAGGAACCTGTGACTCGTCGTGTGGATAATGCTACACTTTTCAATCCTGTCAATGTTCAGTTAGATGATGTCCAGGAGATTCTCAATGGAATCCCATATGCGCCTGGGGTTCCTCAAACATGTATTAGTGGCCTTGCTTCTAGTATTCCCCAG GTTAACAGCCAAGAAGAAGAGCTGCCAAGCACGTTGGTTAACAATTCTTCTGCAGAGTTCTTGCCATACAACATGCCCTCCACTTTTGAGTCTACTGAAGTCACGTCAGTTCCCAATGACTCTGGTATGGGGCCTTTTGTGTTTGAGCAGGAAGATTACATTGAAATGGATGATCTTCTGACCTCTGAACTCGGAGCTTCTTCAACTGAGAAACCCGAACAGTTCCTGGACCCTGGTGAATTTAGAGAGTTTAATGAGTTTGACCAGTTGTTCCATGACGTTTCCATGTTTTTGGATATGGAGCCTATTCTTCAGGGAACTTCTGCTGATCCTTCTTCTCTGAGTAATTTTGCTAACACATCAGACCAAGAAGACCAATCCCTTTACCAACAGTTCCAGGACCAGACCCCTGAGAACAAGCTGAACAACATCATGGATCCTAACCCAAATCTCAGTCAATTCACTGACAATCTCTGGTTTCAAGATGATTATCAAGCTGTTCTCTTTGATCAACCGCAATCTATTATCTCTGGAGCATTTGCTTTACCTTCATCAG GTGTGGATGTGATGCCCGGTTCCACAAATCTTACTACGAGTGTAACTGCTCAAGACCAGGAAGGCGAAAATGGTGGTGGTGGAACAAGCCCGTTCTCATCGGCCCTGTGGGCATTTATGGACTCGATACCTTCAACGCCAGCCTCTGCGTGCGAGGGTCCTATTAACCGGACATTTGTGCGTATGTCTAGCTTCAGCCGTGTGAGGTTCGGTGGAAAGGCTAATGGAACGCCAGCGACCACTACCGTAGGTTTAAAGAAACGTAGCAGAAACAGAGGGTTTCTTGTCTTATCAATTGTGGGTGCCTTGTGTGCCATCTTTTGGGTGTTCATAGCCACGGTTCGAGCGTCGGGGAGACCCGTCTTCTCGTAA